Proteins encoded by one window of Desulfobulbaceae bacterium:
- a CDS encoding Lrp/AsnC family transcriptional regulator, with protein MLDEIDFAILTYLQSDATITNAELAKKIELSPSSCLGRTKRLKESGIIKRYAVIVDEKKIGLEIVTYVFVTLSPHDRKTTEAFLERIREIQNVVECHNISGVYDYLLKIVSPSIQEYRDFVIDTLIEAPGVGKVETSVVLSTEKQSFQLPLVKSKLWKDRG; from the coding sequence ATTTTGGATGAAATTGATTTTGCCATTCTGACCTACTTGCAGAGTGATGCAACAATCACCAATGCCGAGTTGGCAAAAAAGATAGAACTCTCTCCCTCTTCGTGCTTGGGGCGTACTAAGCGGTTAAAGGAGTCCGGAATTATCAAAAGATATGCAGTGATTGTTGATGAGAAGAAGATCGGGTTGGAGATTGTAACCTATGTTTTTGTCACACTATCTCCGCATGATCGCAAAACGACCGAAGCCTTTCTGGAGAGGATTCGTGAGATTCAAAATGTAGTTGAGTGTCATAATATTTCAGGTGTTTATGATTATCTTCTGAAGATAGTCTCCCCTTCGATTCAAGAGTACCGGGATTTTGTGATCGATACCTTGATCGAGGCACCTGGGGTCGGCAAGGTTGAGACTTCCGTAGTCTTGAGTACTGAGAAGCAATCTTTTCAATTGCCACTCGTTAAGTCGAAGCTTTGGAAAGACCGTGGTTGA
- the thiS gene encoding sulfur carrier protein ThiS encodes MRVIINGEKEDLGVGHVSIVDLLKLKNVESPEMVSVQLNGSIVERDEYLKTHVSEDDEVDFLYFMGGGSR; translated from the coding sequence ATGCGGGTTATAATTAATGGTGAAAAAGAGGATCTTGGTGTGGGTCATGTTTCAATCGTAGATTTGTTGAAACTGAAGAATGTTGAATCTCCGGAAATGGTCTCTGTTCAGTTGAATGGTTCCATCGTAGAACGCGACGAGTATCTTAAGACGCATGTTTCTGAAGATGATGAAGTTGATTTTCTCTATTTCATGGGAGGAGGGAGTCGCTGA
- a CDS encoding O-acetylhomoserine aminocarboxypropyltransferase/cysteine synthase yields MYGFSTRAIHRRPTKKDVHGALRAPVYDSVAFEHDDAQSLKLSFEGKKPGHLYSRITNPTVEDFEQRIREISGGLAVVAVSSGMAAISNTIMALAESGANIVTTRKIFGNTLALFEKTLQPWGLETRCVSMADTEAIEKAIDENTRALFLESITNPHLEVADIEAIGRVAQRFGVPLVLDNTVLTPYLFDSKAAGVNIEILSSTKAISGGGTSVGGLIIDNGNFDWRKAQKLAERAGQFGRMAFIAALRADVYRNTGSCLAPHNAYLQSLGLETLSLRLDKTCANTQLIAEFLEGHQKVSAVQYPGLPGSPYHQISSRLFKGKYGGILTFDLPSQESCFACMDRLKLIRRATNINDNKTLILHPSSTIFAEYGEVEKKAMGLRSSMLRLSVGIEDHEDLLEDLGEGLAAL; encoded by the coding sequence ATGTACGGTTTTTCCACTAGGGCCATTCACCGGCGGCCGACTAAAAAAGATGTCCATGGCGCCCTAAGGGCGCCTGTTTATGATTCGGTTGCCTTTGAGCATGATGATGCGCAATCACTTAAGCTCTCTTTTGAGGGGAAAAAGCCTGGCCACCTCTACTCTCGGATCACCAACCCCACTGTTGAGGATTTTGAACAGCGTATTCGGGAGATCTCGGGAGGGCTTGCGGTGGTTGCTGTTTCCTCCGGCATGGCGGCCATCAGTAATACGATCATGGCACTTGCGGAAAGCGGGGCCAACATCGTTACCACCAGGAAGATCTTCGGCAATACCCTGGCTCTTTTCGAGAAGACCTTGCAGCCATGGGGCCTTGAAACACGGTGTGTCTCCATGGCTGATACTGAGGCGATAGAGAAGGCCATTGATGAAAACACCCGGGCCCTGTTTCTTGAGAGCATCACCAATCCTCATCTGGAGGTGGCAGATATCGAAGCGATCGGTCGGGTGGCGCAAAGGTTCGGGGTGCCGCTGGTGCTTGATAATACCGTTTTGACCCCCTATCTGTTTGATAGTAAGGCGGCCGGGGTGAATATTGAGATTCTTTCGAGCACCAAGGCGATTTCCGGCGGGGGCACTTCGGTGGGCGGGTTGATTATCGATAATGGAAATTTTGATTGGAGAAAGGCTCAGAAACTTGCGGAGCGGGCTGGGCAGTTCGGGAGGATGGCTTTTATTGCTGCCCTCCGTGCCGATGTCTATAGAAACACCGGATCATGTCTTGCTCCCCATAATGCCTATTTGCAAAGTCTTGGCTTGGAAACCCTAAGTCTGCGTCTTGATAAAACCTGCGCCAATACCCAACTAATTGCCGAATTTTTGGAAGGTCATCAAAAGGTGAGTGCGGTTCAGTATCCGGGCTTGCCGGGTTCTCCGTATCATCAGATCTCCTCCCGGCTCTTTAAAGGCAAGTATGGCGGAATTCTTACCTTTGATCTGCCGAGTCAGGAGAGTTGTTTTGCCTGCATGGATCGTCTTAAGCTTATCAGGAGGGCGACCAATATTAATGATAATAAGACCCTTATTCTGCACCCGTCTTCGACGATTTTTGCAGAATATGGCGAAGTTGAGAAAAAGGCTATGGGCTTGCGGTCGAGTATGCTACGGCTATCGGTCGGCATTGAGGACCACGAAGATTTGCTCGAGGATTTAGGGGAGGGGCTTGCAGCGTTATGA
- a CDS encoding HesA/MoeB/ThiF family protein, with protein sequence MREFTGEQLERYSRHILLQDVGVEGQEKLLDAKVLIVGAGGLGCPVALYLAAAGVGIIGIVDCDTVEISNLQRQIAHFTKDINVPKVESAREKMLAINPDIEVRTYRMNLVAANIRELIREYDFVIDGTDNFPTKFLVNDACVMENIPFSHGGILRFDGQTMTVVPHESACYRCSFRRPPPPDAVPTCSQAGVLGAVAGMLGTIQATEALKFITGTGTLLTNTLLSFNAKSMEFRKVKLRKQSDCPLCGENPSIHELVDAEQAVCGLKTCFA encoded by the coding sequence ATGAGAGAATTTACCGGGGAACAGCTTGAGCGATACAGTCGACATATCCTTTTGCAGGATGTCGGGGTTGAAGGCCAGGAGAAGTTGCTTGATGCCAAGGTGTTGATAGTCGGCGCCGGCGGGCTCGGGTGTCCGGTTGCCTTGTATCTTGCCGCGGCAGGGGTAGGCATTATTGGAATTGTGGATTGCGACACGGTTGAGATCTCCAACCTTCAGCGTCAGATTGCGCATTTTACCAAAGACATCAATGTCCCGAAGGTCGAATCGGCAAGGGAGAAGATGTTGGCGATCAATCCGGATATTGAGGTTCGCACGTATCGTATGAATTTAGTGGCAGCCAATATCAGGGAGTTGATCAGGGAGTATGATTTTGTGATTGATGGTACAGATAATTTTCCGACCAAATTTCTGGTCAATGATGCTTGTGTAATGGAGAATATTCCATTTTCCCACGGGGGTATTCTTCGGTTTGACGGCCAGACGATGACTGTCGTCCCGCATGAGTCGGCATGTTATCGATGTTCATTCAGGCGGCCACCACCTCCTGATGCCGTGCCTACTTGTTCACAGGCCGGGGTTTTGGGGGCAGTTGCCGGGATGCTTGGCACGATTCAGGCGACCGAGGCCTTGAAGTTTATCACTGGAACAGGAACTCTGCTGACCAATACCCTGCTCTCGTTTAACGCAAAGAGCATGGAATTTAGGAAAGTGAAACTTCGCAAACAGAGTGATTGCCCTTTGTGCGGAGAAAATCCATCCATTCATGAGCTTGTTGATGCCGAGCAGGCTGTTTGCGGTCTTAAGACCTGTTTCGCCTGA
- a CDS encoding M67 family metallopeptidase, which yields MLKITSEIWAALVRHAQNGLPHEVCGYLAEKEGRVVVYYEMTNTDAAHDHFSMKPEEQFKAVKDMRQKGLVLRAVYHSHPETPARPSQEDIKLAYDPQLSYVIISLAETDPVIRSFRINKGEVAEEPLERIDA from the coding sequence ATGTTGAAAATAACTTCAGAAATTTGGGCGGCGTTGGTGCGTCACGCTCAAAACGGACTGCCGCATGAGGTGTGCGGTTATCTGGCCGAAAAAGAGGGGCGGGTTGTTGTGTATTACGAGATGACCAATACCGATGCGGCGCATGATCACTTCAGCATGAAGCCTGAGGAGCAGTTTAAGGCGGTAAAAGATATGAGACAGAAGGGGCTGGTCTTACGGGCGGTCTATCATAGTCACCCGGAAACCCCAGCGCGTCCTTCCCAGGAAGACATTAAGCTGGCCTATGACCCCCAGTTGAGTTATGTGATCATCTCTCTTGCCGAGACTGATCCAGTGATCAGATCATTTCGGATCAATAAAGGGGAAGTGGCAGAAGAGCCTCTTGAACGAATTGACGCATAA
- a CDS encoding sulfurtransferase TusA family protein, translating into MTTHREADATKDCRKVGCPMNMVYAKVELAKLKSGQVLEIILDDGPPINNVPGSVAKEGHTIVDKEQLADGAWKLLIRKA; encoded by the coding sequence ATGACAACACATCGAGAAGCAGACGCAACAAAAGATTGTCGGAAGGTTGGCTGTCCTATGAACATGGTTTATGCCAAGGTCGAACTCGCTAAGCTGAAATCAGGCCAAGTCCTTGAAATAATTCTGGACGACGGTCCGCCCATCAACAATGTGCCGGGTTCCGTGGCCAAAGAGGGACATACTATCGTGGACAAGGAACAGCTTGCTGACGGAGCCTGGAAGTTGTTGAT